In one window of Nicotiana tabacum cultivar K326 chromosome 12, ASM71507v2, whole genome shotgun sequence DNA:
- the LOC107808128 gene encoding uncharacterized protein LOC107808128 — MLSEHGVNLTYKQAWRAKEKALEFLRGQPTDSYSRLLSYLYILEKTYPGSVVKLQKTKDGYFLYAFVALSTSIKGWEHCRPVVVVDGTFLKSAYMGIMLKTSTIDATGSILPLAYAIVDSENDASWRWFFEQFKHAYGEKPNMLLFRTGMRFMKGHLKLSELYFATAQSYTLDEFNERISKIAEIDTPVKAYLYDIGYHRWSRVHATMNKTWTMPSNIVESLNAVTKDARELPVVELLEYMRTLLERWTNEKLLNTNGTFTYLGRKYNKESEDNKTLSQKMRVRASTNYIHTVIDDVKRFIICLENKRCSCGQFHLDELPCPHALAALRHRKESYKNYCSLYYTRESLL; from the exons ATGTTGTCAGAACATGGTGTGAACttaacatacaagcaagcttggagagcaaaggaaaaggctTTGGAATTTTTGAGAGGTCAACCTACTGATTCTTACAGTCGCTTGCTGAGTTATTTGTATATTCTGGAGAAGACTTATCCGGGGTCGGTAGTAAAATTACAGAAGACTAAAGATGGCTATTTCTTGTATGCATTTGTTGCTCTTAGTACGTCCATCAAGGGTTGGGAGCATTGTAGGCCAGTTGTAGTAGTCGATGGAACATTCTTGAAATCGGCATATATGGGAATCATGCTAAAAACTAGCACAATAGATGCAACAG GTAGCATATTACCACTAGCATACGCCATTGTTGATTCAGAAAATGACGCATCATGGAGGTGGTTTTTTGAGCAATTCAAACATGCATATGGTGAAAAACCAAATATGTTGTTATTTCGgaccggaatgaga TTCATGAAAGGTCATCTAAAGTTAAGCGAATTGTACTTTGCCACCGCACAATCATACACgcttgatgaatttaatgaaagaatATCAAAGATTGCTGAGATCGACACACCTGTTAAAGCATACCTATACGATATTGGCTATCACAGATGGTCTCGGGTACATGCTACGATGAACAAAACATGGACGATGCCATCAAACATTGTAGAGTCCTTGAATGCAGTAACCAAAGATGCAAGAGAGCTGCCCGTAGTTGAACTATTAGAGTACATGAGGACTCTTCTTGAACGTTGGACTAATGAAAAGTTATTGAATACAAATGGTACGTTCACTTACCTTGGGagaaaatacaacaaagagtCGGAGGACAACAAGACATTATCGCAGAAGATGAGA gtgagggcttcaacaAATTACATCCATACTGTGATAGATGATGTGAAACGCTTCATTATTTGCCTTGAAAACAAGAGATGTAGTTGTGGACAATTCCATCTTGATGAACTTCCTTGTCCACATGCTTTGGCAGCTTTGAGGCATAGGAAAGAGTCTTATAAAAACTATTGTTCTCTTTATTATACGAGGGAGAGCCTTCTGTAG